In the Gigantopelta aegis isolate Gae_Host unplaced genomic scaffold, Gae_host_genome ctg3011_pilon_pilon, whole genome shotgun sequence genome, one interval contains:
- the LOC121391844 gene encoding uncharacterized protein LOC121391844, whose product MAAMPSFLCKEDEEPAISFSGVSGGDQWIEHDLHQDHHIIHETEESVQERVKDPVPLPYLVDSKSLTVLYFEYIPEAPPDYFSVVSTRIQDARESPMEPQYLLLMSVLHHHFVVTGGQDDKAFVWNLSNQEILFECVGHQDSVTCVKFSHDDKYVASSDLGGVVKARLFLVGLLSGQLSVWDLPTKKLRHVCQPPKKERREYFIDFI is encoded by the exons atggcagctatgCCTAGTTTTTTATGCAAAGAAGATGAGGAGCCTGCTATTTCCTTTAGTGGTGTGAGCGGCGGAGATCAATGGATAGAACATGACCTCCATCAAGACCATCACATCATTCATGAGACTGAGGAGAGCGTACAA GAGAGAGTGAAGGATCCTGTTCCCCTTCCTTACCTGGTTGACTCAAAATCACTGACAGTATTGTACTTTGAAT ATATTCCTGAGGCTCCTCCTGATTATTTTTCAGTTGTCAGTACTCGTATTCAAGATGCTCGGGAGAGTCCGATGGA gCCCCAGTATTTGCTGTTGATGTCAGTATTACATCATCACTTTGTTGTTACTGGAGGACAAGATGATAAAGCATTTGTATGGAATTTATCAAACCAAGAAATTTTGTTTGAATGTGTTG GTCATCAGGATTCAGTTACATGTGTCAAATTCAGTCATGATGATAAATATGTAGCCTCGTCAGATCTTGGGGGTGTGGTCAAAGCACGATTAt TTTTGGTTGGTTTATTGTCTGGACAGTTATCAGTTTGGGATCTACCAACAAAGAAGTTGAGACATGTTTGTCAGCCACCAAAAAAAGAG agaCGAGAGTATTTTATTGACTTCATCTGA
- the LOC121391843 gene encoding LOW QUALITY PROTEIN: probable asparagine--tRNA ligase, mitochondrial (The sequence of the model RefSeq protein was modified relative to this genomic sequence to represent the inferred CDS: inserted 3 bases in 3 codons), with protein MILYLLYWSYLYAPQSHDECDGLDGGHGWIRSVRRXKEVLFMDINDGSSLKNLQAILSSNSINLYVHSQMIVSFPGPFDKGMRPLVLYPFKAHTKHSLDYTRQYPHMRSRTNAFSSVLRVRNTATMALHDYFQQNDFIYLHTPIITSCDCEXAGDMFQVLPSIDTTTVQNRGHFFDIPAYLTVSGQLHAETVALVSIYTFGPTFRAEKSHTRRHLSEFYMAEAEMIGHDLASEHEQYLVDHFQNIPVFVXSFPSNLKPFYTRAKDEDDKTALAMDLLMPNVGEVVGGTIREERQNVLEERLKKVALLGIINSYQWYLDLRRFGTVPHGGFGLGFERLLQVILGLENIRDVIPYPRYLGSCPM; from the exons ATGATCCTCTACCTGCTGTACTGGTCTTACTTGTACGCTCCTCAGTCTCATGATGAGTGTGATGGTCTTGATGGAGGTCAT GGATGGATAAGATCAGTTCGTC CAAAGGAAGTCCTCTTTATGGACATAAATGATGGATCGTCTTTAAAAAATCTACAAGCTATCTTGTCATCAAACTCCATTAATTTGTATGTACATTCACAGATGATAGTCTCATTCCCAGGCCCCTTTGACAAAGGAATGAGACCATTAGTG TTGTATCCATTTAAAGCCCACACTAAACACAGTCTAGACTATACAAGACAATATCCTCATATGAGGTCTCGAACAAATGCATTTTCTTCTGTTCTAAGAGTTAGAAACACAGCTACAATGGCACTTCATGATTACTTTCAA caaaatgatttcatttatctccACACTCCTATCATTACATCCTGTGATTGTG GAGCTGGTGACATGTTTCAAGTACTT cCAAGCATTGATACAACTACTGTACAAAATAGAGGACATTTTTTTGACATACCAGCTTACCTCACTGTATCAGGACAACTTCATGCTGAAACAGTTGCCCTGGTTAGCA TTTATACATTTGGTCCTACATTTCGAGCTGAGAAGTCTCATACCCGTCGTCATCTCTCTGAGTTTTACATGGCTGAGGCAGAGATG ATTGGTCATGATTTAGCCAGCGAACACGAACAGTATCTTGTTGACCACTTCCAGAACATTCCAGTGTTTG ACTCATTTCCATCAAATCTCAAACCATTTTATACAAGAGCTAAAGATGAGGATGACAAAACA GCACTTGCAATGGACCTGTTAATGCCAAATGTTGGAGAGGTGGTAGGTGGGACAATCAGAGAAGAGAGACAAAATGTTTTAGAGGAGAGATTAAAAAAGGTTGCATT GCTGGGTATTATAAACAGTTACCAAtg GTATTTAGATCTTAGACGTTTTGGTACTGTACCTCACGGAGGGTTTGGGTTAGGGTTTGAACGACTCCTCCAAGTTATATTGGGCCTAGAGAACATACGTGATGTCATACCTTACCCTCGTTATCTGGGATCTTGTCCCATGTAG